The nucleotide sequence GACATCAGCCGGCGCGTGTTTCCCTACATCCAGCCCTACGATAGCGCCTATGCCCGGCGCATCTGCGACGCGGACTATGCGCCGGACCTCGCCACGCTGATCGATGATTACCTGGCCGCCAACGCCAGCCGCAACCGGGCGCTGGACATGCTGCCGCTGTTCGCCTGGCTGGACGCCGGGCGCGTGGATGCGGTGATCGGCGACACGCTGGTCAAGGCCCGACCGACGCTGCACTACCGGCTGCCGAACTGCGAGATCGAAAAGCCCGGCTGGGATCTGCATCCGGCGTGGAACCACTGGTGGGTAGTCGAGGAACTGGCGGCCGATCGCGAGCGGCTCGGCGCGGTATGCGCCGACTACTGCGCGACGCTGGACGCCCCGCTCGGCGATCCCTTCGGTCGCTGGCGCGAACAGTTCGAACGCAGCCTGCCATGAGCCGGCCGCGGATCGCCGTGACCGGCAAGGCCAGCCGGTGGGCGCCAGGCTGGTGGTGTGCGGGCCTTGCGATCGTGCTCGCGGGCGGGCGGCCGGTGCGCGCCACGCCGAATCGCCCCTGGCCGGCCCGGATCGATGGCATCGTGATCGGCGGCGGTGACGATATCGCGACCGACTGGTACGCCGCGGCTGTCGAGACCGATCGGGGCACGGATCGGGTGCGCGATGCGTTCGAGCTCGCGGCGATCCGGAGCGCTCGCGCCGCACATCGACCGATTCTCGGCATCTGCCGCGGCGCACAGCTGCTCAACGTCGCCGCCGGCGGCAGCCTGCACACTGATATAACGGCCCGGCGCCGGGCCACCTCGGCGCGGGTGAACCCGCTACCCTGCAAGCCAATTGCGATCCGCTCGGCCTCCGGCCTGGCTCGGCTGGTGGGCGCGCGGCGGGCCCGGGTCAATGGGCTTCATCATCAGGCGATGGCGCGGCTCGGGACGGGCCTGAGGGTCACCGCACGCGATGCCGACGGCTTTGTGCAGGCAATCGAGGATCACGACACAGGCGCGCCGATCGTCGGCGTGCAATGGCACCCAGAGTACTTGATCTACCAACGAACGTCGCGCCGGCTGTTCGTAGCCCTGGTCACCGCAGCACGCCAGGCCGGGCGATAAAAAAGCCGGCGGGTCGCCCCACCGGCCTTGCGTTGAATCACCGGGTCCAGTCGGCGCTAGAAATGGCGGCGCTCGAAGTCCTTGAGCATTTCCTCGGCCTTTTCCTTGGTCTCGCCGTATTTTTCCTGGATCTTGCCGAGCAGGTTCTCGCGCTTGCCGCGCGCCTGTGCCACGTCGTCATCGGTCAGACGACCAAAATGCTCACGGGCCTTGCCTTTGACTCGTTCCCAACGACCTTCCCATTTATCACTGGATTGCGTCATAACAACTGTCCTCGTTGCTGAAGAATTACCTTCTACATATGAACCAAACGGACAGAACTCAATATGAGCACGTCGCGGGCATCAGCTTGCCCGGCTCAAATCCCTGCAGGCGACCGCGTCGACCACGGCCGCCCGGGATGGCTCGCTCATGCGGTTTCATAACATCCGCGGGACGGCTTGTTCCATGACCCTGATATGGATTGACCTGTCAACTACGACTCGTGATTCGTTCATCATGTCTTTTGACGTATGCCCTTGGAACAGAACACGGGCGGCTGCTGCGACGGTAGATCACTCTGATATACGTGGATTGGGTACCGACCTGACATGTCTTCGTCGCGGAGCTGCCTTGCTCTAGTGGCGGGGATCAAGCGGATTGGCCGGGTGCCCCATAGGGTCCTCAAGGGTTCTCCAACCGGGCCGGCCGTGTCCTGATCCAAAGGCATGCGTTTCAATCCTCCTGTTGTGAATGGGGGTGACGGCCGAGCGGTTACGCGGCTACGGCTGGATTGACCGGTACTTCGCAGGCGATGGCCCAGATAAAGCCGGCCAATTCGCGTGCGACCGCGGTGGTGGCCAGCGGCGTGTTCTTGCCGGCGCCGATCAGATGGCGATAACGCCCGCATAAACGCTTCTGGGCGTGCCAAGCGATGGCTTGGACGGTGTCACTGGTCTGTTCGGCCCGCCGCTGGATGGCATCACTTTTACGCGCCGGGAATCGATAGGCCCAGGCGGCTTCGACCAGCACGCGCCGAACATGGCCGTTGCCTGTCTTGGTAATGCTGCCCTGGCGTCGTGAACCACCGGACGAGTGCTCGCTGGGCACCAGGCCCAGATATGCCATCAGCTGGCTCGGCGAGTCAAAGCGCGTGAGATCGCCGAGCTCGGCGAGCACAGTCATGGCGGTTATCATCTGCACGCCGCGCAGTGCCATCAGGGCCTCGACCACCGGCCGCAGCGACCAGCTGTCCAGTGCTTGGCGCATCTGCCCGGTCAGGGCGGCCACGCGACGCTGGGCCGCGATCACGGTATCCACATATTCCTGCAAGACGATCTGCTGAACCGGTGTGGCCATGGTGATCCGCTCGATCCAGCGAAAATGGGCCTGGGTCCAGCGGCTCTTGCCGGGGTACACGTGCCCGTGGCGCAGCAAGAAGGCACCCAGGCGTTGGCGTGCCGTGCGTTCGATCGCCTTGAGATCCTCACGCGCCCGGGTGAGATCGCGCATCGCTTCCTGCTCGGCATCCGGCACCCACACGGCGGTCAGATCGCCGCTGCGCAGCGTTGTGGCCAACTTGAGGGCATCGCGCCGATCCGTCTTGATCCGCTCGCCGGGCTTGCGCGGAATCAGCGACGGCGCCACCACTTGGCAATCATGGCCCAGACTCAGGAGCTGGCGATAAAGCCCGTACCCACAGGGCCCGGCCTCGTAGCAAAACAGGATCACCTCGCCATCAAAAGCCGTGGTCAAACGGTCGACGAGCTTGGCGATCGTCTTGGGCTTGTTGGCCACCTCGCCCCAGCTGGCCGGCGTACTGCTGCGTCCCGCCGGCGCGACCGCCACGGCAATCGTGTCCTTGTGCACGTCTAGACCGACGTAAACGCCGTATTCGGCGACGGTCGACACCCGCTGTTCCAGCACAGCCTGCGCGATCCGGGTCTCATTGGCGTCCATGCTAATCTCATTCATGACCTGCCCTCCTCAATGTGGCTCTGTGTCAGGGGTTTAACCCATCCCCAACATAACCCACGCAATGTTGAGGACGGGCAGGTCAATCCATGATGTCTAGCCCTCGCCATGACGGGCTTTTCGGGGCGGACGCGACGCACGGCGGCGGCAATCGCCGCGATGCTCTTGGCACTGCTTCCGGCGGTCGGCCATGCGGGCCCGCCGCCGATCGAGACGGCGCGGCCGCTGGCACGACTGCCGCATGATCGCTCGGCCTTCACGGAAGGCCTGCTGATCAGCCGCGGGGTGCTCTACGAGAGCACGGGCGATTACGGTCATTCGGACGTCCGTCGCGTGAATCTGGCGAACGGCCGGATTCTGGCCCGGCACGCGTTGCCGGATCGATATTTCGGCGAAGGCCTGGCCAGGTTCGGCAACCGGCTGTATCAGCTGACCTGGAAATCCGGCACCGGCTTTGTCTACGACGCGGACACCCTTCGCCCGATCCGGCGGTTTCATTACGCCGGCGAGGGTTGGGGGCTGACCCGCTGCGGCAGGCAACTGGTGATGAGCAACGGCTCCGCCACGCTGCAGTTCGTCGATCCTTCGGATTTCAGCGTCCGGCACCGCCTGCCCGTGACCGAGCACGGCCGGCCGGTCACGCATCTCAACGAACTGGAGACGATCGACGGGCTGATCTGGGCCAATGTCTGGCTCACCGACGACATCGTGCGCATCGACCCGCTCGACGGGCATGTGGTCGACCGGATCGATGCATCGGCGCTTGCCGACGCCATGCCGGAGTCGGTGGACGTGCTCAACGGCATTGCCTACGACGCCCGCAGGGACCGCGTCTATATCACCGGCAAGTACTGGCCCGTGCTGTTTCGGATCGCCCCACCGCCGGTGCCGGAGGCAGCCGATCAGAACGCATCGGCACGGGCGCGCTGCCAGTCGCGCCGGTAGGCATCGGGAATCCGGTCGTTGAGAAAATCGCCCGGGGCGACCGTCGGATGCATTTGTTCGTAGGTCTCGGCCGGACCGTATTGCGGCCGGTGATAGACATGGATCGGCGCGAGCTCTTCCGGCGATGAGACCCCCAGCGCGCCGGTGATGTCCATGAACGACTTGATCGTCGCATCATGGAAGTTGCGCACCTGCAGCGACTTGCCCATCACCTCCAGCGCCTTCGCGCGGCGAGGGTCCTGGGTCGCGACGCCGGTCGGACAGGTATCGGTATGGCAGCGCCGCGACTGGATGCAGCCGGTGGAAAACATGAAGCCACGCGCCGCATTGCACATGTCGGCACCGAGCGCGAGCTTGACCACCATGTCGTAGCCCATCGCCACCTTGCCGCTGGCGATGACGACGATATCGTCGCGCAACCCGATACCACGTAGGCAGTTGTTCACAATCGGCAGCGCCTCGTTGATGTAAGTGCCGATGAAGTCCTCGAACTCGGTGGGGGCCGCCCCGGTCCCGCCCTCGGCACCGTCCACGGTGATGAAGTCCGGCGTGATTCCGGTCTCGAGCATCGCCTTGCAGATGCCCATGAACTCGTGCTGATGACCCAGACATAGCTTGAAGCCCACCGGCTTGCCGTGGGTGAGCTCGCGCAGCTTCTGCATGAACTCAAGCAGGCCCCGGGGCGTGTCGAACTCGGGATGGGTGGCGGGCGACTGGCAGTCCCGGCCCTGTTCGATCTGACGGACCCGGGCGATCTCGGCGGTCACCTTCTTGCCCGGCAGCAGGCCGCCGTGGGCCGGCTTGGCGCCCTGCGAGATCTTGATCTCGATCATCTTCACCTGCTCGGTATTCGCCTTCTCGGCGAACTCGTCGGCGTTGAACGACCCGTCCTTGTGCCGGCAGCCGAAATAGGCCGACGCGATCTCCCAGATCAGGTCGCCCCCGTGTTCGCGATGATAGTCGCTTATTGCGCCCTCACCGGTATCCTGGGCGAAGTTGCCAAGCTTGGCACCGCGGTTCATCGCGCCCACGGCGTTGCCCGACAGGGAACCAAAACTCATTGCCGAGATATTCAGACGCGAGGAGCTGTAGGGCTGGGCACACTGGCTGTTGCCAATGGTGATACGCGCATGCGCCGCGTCCAGCGTCTTGGGCGCCATCGAGTGCTGCGAGAACGAAAAGCCCGCATCCTCGAAGTCGCGCATGGTGCCAAAGGGCGAGGTATCGGGTTCGCCCCGCGCGCGCTTGTAGATGACTTCGCGCTGTTCGCGGTTGAACGGCCGTCCGCTGGTCTCGGATTCGAAGAAGTACTGGCGCAGCTCAGGGCGCAGGAATTCCATCATGTAGCGCAGATGGCCGATGATGGGAAAATTGCGCAACACGTTGTGTTGCGAGCGCAAATCCATCGCCCCGAGAATCGCCAGCGCCACCAGGATCGCCGCGATCCATAACCCTGTGGGTGCCAGGATCGCCAGCACCACGGTGACCGCCGTGGTGAACAGCAGATAGATCAAGTAGAGCGCGCGGGGATGTCCTAGCATGAGCAAATAACGGCTGAGCTGAACGATCCACGCACTATGCACCCGGTTCGGGGCGCGCTAAAACCGTTTATTTACCGATGCAGAAACTGGAGAAGATTTCGCCGAGCAGGTCGTCGCTGCTGACCTGGCCGGTGATTTCGCCCAGCGCGGCCTGGGCCAGACGAAGCTCTTCGGCCAGCAGATCGCCCGCCGCATCAACCACCAGCCGCTCGCGACCCAGGGCCAGTGCCGCGGCGGCACGATCGAGCGCGGCCAGATGCCGGCGCCGGGCCACGAACGCCGGCTCGGCATCACCTTCGATGCCGACCAGCGACTTCAGATGGGCCGCCAACGCCTCGAACCCACGACCGTCGATCGCCGCCACGCGAACGCCCGCGCGGCCGGCGATAGGCGTCGGGCCGGCCGGCTGACCCGACAGATCCGCTTTGTTCGCGACCACGGTGACACTCATTTCCTCCGGCATCTCGTCCAGCAACGCGCGATCGGCCGCGGTCAGCCCGGCCTGGTCGTCGATCACCAGCAGCACGCGGTCGGCGGCGGCGATCTCGGCGCGCGCCCGGCGCACGCCCTCGGCCTCGACCGGATCGTCGGTCTCGCGCAGGCCGGCGGTATCGACCAGGGTCAGCGGCAGGCCCTCGATCGACAGCTGCTCATGCAGCACGTCGCGCGTGGTGCCAGCGATTTCGGTGACGATGGCCGTTTCGCGCCGGGCGAGCCGGTTGAGCAGGCTGGACTTGCCCACGTTCGGCCGGCCGAGGATGACCAGCCGCAACCCGTCGCGAAAACCCGCGCCCTGAACCGCACGGGCGCGCAGGGCCGCGAGGTCCTCGGTGATCGCCGCGAGCCGGCGTTCGATCGCGCCGTCGCCGAGAAAATCGACGTCGTCCTCGTCGGGGAAATCGATGGCGGCTTCGGTATAGACCCGCAGCCGGGTGAGCGCCTCGACCAACGCCTCGATCTCGCGGGCGAAAGCGCCCTCCAGCGAACGAATCGCCGCGCGCGCCGAGACCCGGCTGCCGGCGGCGATGGCGTCGGCGATCGCCTCGGCCTGATCCAGGCTGAGCTTGTCGTTGAGAAAGGCGCGCTGGGAGAACTCGCCCGGGCCGGCCAGCCGCGCACCCAGCGCCACCAGCCGGGCCAGCAATTCATCGACCAGAACTGGACTGCCGTGGCCCTGCAGCTCGAGCACATGTTCGCCGGTGAACGAGGCCGGGGCAGCGAAATACAGCGCCACGCCCTGATCAATGGTTTCTCCGGCGGCGTCCGTGAACCGTGCCAGCACGGCCCGGCGCGGTTCCGGCAACCGGCCAATCAGGCAACGCGCGATTCGTGGCACATCGGGCCCGGAGACCCGCACCACCGCCACGCCGGCCTGGCCGGCGGCGCTCGCCAGCGCGGCGATGGTGTCGTTGGCTGTGGTGCCGTTCATCTAGGGCGTGTTGCGGCGTTGCGAGTCTGGGTCGTGGCACGCCACGACGCGGCGAATCGCGCCTTGCGGGACACAATTTGCGGTCTCCCGCGCCGCGCTCGCACGAAACCTCAACACGCCCACGCCCCGCAGTCAGCTCTTGCTGGGCGCGTCCTGATGCAGGCCCTCGGCGTCCAGCTTGCGGTAGATGTACCACTGCTGAGCGATGGTCAGCAGGCTGTTAGTGCACCAATACAGCACCAGGCCGGCCGGGAAGAAGCAGAAGAACACCGCCATGCCGATGGGCATGATCTGCATGATGCGCTGCTGCATCGGGTCCATCGCCACATTCGCGTTGAGCTTCTGCTGCGCGAACATCACCAGACCGAAGATGATCGGCAGGATGAAGTAGGGGTCCGGCGCCGACAGATCCTGAATCCACAGCACGAACGGCGCGTGGCGCAGCTCCACCGACTCACGCAGCACCCAGTACAGCGAGATGAACACCGGCATCTGCACCAGCAGCGGCCAACAGCCAGCCATCGGATTGAAGCCCTCTTTCTTGTAGAGCTCCATCATCCGTTTCTGCAATTCCTGCTTGTCGTCGCCGTACTGCTCCTTGAGCTTTTGCATGCGCGGCTGGAACTTGCGCATGCGCGCCATGCCGCGGAACTGAATCTCGGAGAGCTTGTAGAACAGCGCCTTGATCAGGAACGTCAACAGGATAATGGACACGCCCCAGTTGCCGACGATCGAGTGCAGGTGATCCAGTACCCAGAAGATCGGACGGGCCAGCACCGAGAACCAGCCGTAGTCCACGGTCAGGCCCAGGCCGGGCGCGACAGCGTCGAGCTGGTCCTGGTATTTCGGGCCGACGAACAGCGTGGACTTGAACTCGCTCGCGCTGTGCGGCGCGACGCTGCGCTGCTGACCCACAAAACCGGCGGCATAACCACCGGAGGCGCCCTGCACGGACTTGGGCCGGGCAAACAGGCGAACCTTGGCATCGGACGGCGGAATGACCGCGCCGATGAAGTAGTGCTGGACCATGGCGATCCAGCCGCCCTGCTGATGCAGTGACAGCTTGTTCGATGCAAGATCGCCGCGGCCGCGCTGCTGGTAGGCAAAGTCGTTGCCGCTCTTGTGCTGATACCAGCCGACCCCGAAGAAGGCATGCGAGAACGGCACGTCACCGGTGTTTTCGTGCGGCGCGCGCCAGTAACGCACGTACTGCGACAACTGCCAGGGCTTGGCCGACTTGTTCTCGACCTTGTGATCCAGACCGATCTTGTAACTGCCGCGATGGAAGACGTAGATCTTGGTGACCTTGTGGCCGTTATGGTCGGTCCAGGTCAGGGGCACGCGCAGCGTGTCCTGACCCTTGGCCAAGTGATATTCCTTCTTCGCCGATTGATAGGTCGTGTTGTGATTCGGCGCGTCGCCGCCCTGCGAGATCAGCCCGCTCTGCTCGATGAAGAAATCCGGCAGCGAGTCG is from Salinisphaera sp. LB1 and encodes:
- a CDS encoding gamma-glutamyl-gamma-aminobutyrate hydrolase family protein, producing the protein MSRPRIAVTGKASRWAPGWWCAGLAIVLAGGRPVRATPNRPWPARIDGIVIGGGDDIATDWYAAAVETDRGTDRVRDAFELAAIRSARAAHRPILGICRGAQLLNVAAGGSLHTDITARRRATSARVNPLPCKPIAIRSASGLARLVGARRARVNGLHHQAMARLGTGLRVTARDADGFVQAIEDHDTGAPIVGVQWHPEYLIYQRTSRRLFVALVTAARQAGR
- a CDS encoding CsbD family protein, whose product is MTQSSDKWEGRWERVKGKAREHFGRLTDDDVAQARGKRENLLGKIQEKYGETKEKAEEMLKDFERRHF
- a CDS encoding IS110 family transposase; the encoded protein is MNEISMDANETRIAQAVLEQRVSTVAEYGVYVGLDVHKDTIAVAVAPAGRSSTPASWGEVANKPKTIAKLVDRLTTAFDGEVILFCYEAGPCGYGLYRQLLSLGHDCQVVAPSLIPRKPGERIKTDRRDALKLATTLRSGDLTAVWVPDAEQEAMRDLTRAREDLKAIERTARQRLGAFLLRHGHVYPGKSRWTQAHFRWIERITMATPVQQIVLQEYVDTVIAAQRRVAALTGQMRQALDSWSLRPVVEALMALRGVQMITAMTVLAELGDLTRFDSPSQLMAYLGLVPSEHSSGGSRRQGSITKTGNGHVRRVLVEAAWAYRFPARKSDAIQRRAEQTSDTVQAIAWHAQKRLCGRYRHLIGAGKNTPLATTAVARELAGFIWAIACEVPVNPAVAA
- a CDS encoding glutaminyl-peptide cyclotransferase, with the translated sequence MLLALLPAVGHAGPPPIETARPLARLPHDRSAFTEGLLISRGVLYESTGDYGHSDVRRVNLANGRILARHALPDRYFGEGLARFGNRLYQLTWKSGTGFVYDADTLRPIRRFHYAGEGWGLTRCGRQLVMSNGSATLQFVDPSDFSVRHRLPVTEHGRPVTHLNELETIDGLIWANVWLTDDIVRIDPLDGHVVDRIDASALADAMPESVDVLNGIAYDARRDRVYITGKYWPVLFRIAPPPVPEAADQNASARARCQSRR
- a CDS encoding FMN-binding glutamate synthase family protein, with translation MLGHPRALYLIYLLFTTAVTVVLAILAPTGLWIAAILVALAILGAMDLRSQHNVLRNFPIIGHLRYMMEFLRPELRQYFFESETSGRPFNREQREVIYKRARGEPDTSPFGTMRDFEDAGFSFSQHSMAPKTLDAAHARITIGNSQCAQPYSSSRLNISAMSFGSLSGNAVGAMNRGAKLGNFAQDTGEGAISDYHREHGGDLIWEIASAYFGCRHKDGSFNADEFAEKANTEQVKMIEIKISQGAKPAHGGLLPGKKVTAEIARVRQIEQGRDCQSPATHPEFDTPRGLLEFMQKLRELTHGKPVGFKLCLGHQHEFMGICKAMLETGITPDFITVDGAEGGTGAAPTEFEDFIGTYINEALPIVNNCLRGIGLRDDIVVIASGKVAMGYDMVVKLALGADMCNAARGFMFSTGCIQSRRCHTDTCPTGVATQDPRRAKALEVMGKSLQVRNFHDATIKSFMDITGALGVSSPEELAPIHVYHRPQYGPAETYEQMHPTVAPGDFLNDRIPDAYRRDWQRARADAF
- the mnmE gene encoding tRNA uridine-5-carboxymethylaminomethyl(34) synthesis GTPase MnmE is translated as MNGTTANDTIAALASAAGQAGVAVVRVSGPDVPRIARCLIGRLPEPRRAVLARFTDAAGETIDQGVALYFAAPASFTGEHVLELQGHGSPVLVDELLARLVALGARLAGPGEFSQRAFLNDKLSLDQAEAIADAIAAGSRVSARAAIRSLEGAFAREIEALVEALTRLRVYTEAAIDFPDEDDVDFLGDGAIERRLAAITEDLAALRARAVQGAGFRDGLRLVILGRPNVGKSSLLNRLARRETAIVTEIAGTTRDVLHEQLSIEGLPLTLVDTAGLRETDDPVEAEGVRRARAEIAAADRVLLVIDDQAGLTAADRALLDEMPEEMSVTVVANKADLSGQPAGPTPIAGRAGVRVAAIDGRGFEALAAHLKSLVGIEGDAEPAFVARRRHLAALDRAAAALALGRERLVVDAAGDLLAEELRLAQAALGEITGQVSSDDLLGEIFSSFCIGK
- the yidC gene encoding membrane protein insertase YidC, whose protein sequence is MDNIRFGLLCAAAVICFFLYQAWQTDYAPAGHGQTAQHTSQQTGANANNGANGSDLPDIGAPSSQGSSTASNGSGGSGGSGTPGPATAAPGSEPTPVSDSGQQVHVVTDKLNVTINTHGGDLRQVALRGVPLSDKHPNTNLRLINDSLPDFFIEQSGLISQGGDAPNHNTTYQSAKKEYHLAKGQDTLRVPLTWTDHNGHKVTKIYVFHRGSYKIGLDHKVENKSAKPWQLSQYVRYWRAPHENTGDVPFSHAFFGVGWYQHKSGNDFAYQQRGRGDLASNKLSLHQQGGWIAMVQHYFIGAVIPPSDAKVRLFARPKSVQGASGGYAAGFVGQQRSVAPHSASEFKSTLFVGPKYQDQLDAVAPGLGLTVDYGWFSVLARPIFWVLDHLHSIVGNWGVSIILLTFLIKALFYKLSEIQFRGMARMRKFQPRMQKLKEQYGDDKQELQKRMMELYKKEGFNPMAGCWPLLVQMPVFISLYWVLRESVELRHAPFVLWIQDLSAPDPYFILPIIFGLVMFAQQKLNANVAMDPMQQRIMQIMPIGMAVFFCFFPAGLVLYWCTNSLLTIAQQWYIYRKLDAEGLHQDAPSKS